A DNA window from Christiangramia salexigens contains the following coding sequences:
- a CDS encoding CPBP family intramembrane glutamic endopeptidase codes for MLGILVLLILSWGLLYLLEKQDLSILGFKPVNKRLRQFGYGFMISLILAIIFQLLDISLKSLDWSLNPSIQAVTILKMFWWDLISVLTEELIFRGAMLYILIKRFGANTAMIISAIAFGIFHWFSFGILGQIMPMIVVLIGTGLMGYAWALAFCKTRSIFLAFGLHLGWNFTMNTIFSRGPLGDGLFTFSGGNMISDWYSLIGLWLGPLIIFIIIKYFVKPEKYALGNNNTMRPEGVKTSPSGKA; via the coding sequence ATGCTTGGAATCCTAGTGCTCCTTATTCTATCCTGGGGCCTGCTTTATCTGCTTGAAAAACAAGATCTTTCTATATTGGGATTTAAACCGGTAAATAAACGACTAAGGCAGTTTGGGTATGGTTTTATGATAAGCCTGATACTTGCGATCATTTTTCAACTTCTGGATATCTCATTAAAGTCACTGGATTGGTCTTTAAATCCGTCAATTCAGGCGGTCACAATTTTAAAAATGTTCTGGTGGGATCTAATATCGGTGCTTACAGAAGAACTTATCTTTAGGGGAGCGATGCTGTATATCCTCATAAAAAGGTTTGGAGCGAACACGGCAATGATTATTTCGGCCATAGCTTTCGGGATCTTTCACTGGTTTTCTTTTGGGATTTTAGGGCAGATCATGCCAATGATAGTTGTATTGATAGGTACAGGACTCATGGGATATGCGTGGGCGTTAGCCTTCTGTAAAACAAGATCCATATTCCTTGCTTTTGGATTACACCTGGGCTGGAATTTTACCATGAACACCATTTTTTCCAGAGGACCATTAGGAGATGGACTGTTCACATTTTCCGGCGGAAATATGATCAGTGACTGGTACTCGCTTATCGGCTTATGGCTGGGACCATTGATCATTTTCATAATTATTAAGTATTTTGTGAAACCGGAGAAATATGCATTGGGGAATAACAATACCATGAGGCCGGAAGGTGTTAAAACCTCTCCGTCCGGCAAAGCCTGA
- a CDS encoding VOC family protein, with protein sequence MKRFITLFAIILISFNTMGQNKHPMKIAMVSVLVKDPVKAFKYYTEVLGFEEYMYSPENYIAIVKSPLDGDGTTILLEPIGPGGIEIASKFKHEIYDMGMPVITFSAPDIQKTYEELKAKGVKFKKEPTKTDYGYEAVFDDDNGNYIQLIEWNQ encoded by the coding sequence ATGAAGAGATTTATCACTCTGTTCGCAATAATTTTAATTTCATTCAATACTATGGGACAAAATAAACATCCAATGAAGATCGCTATGGTTAGCGTCTTGGTCAAGGATCCGGTTAAGGCTTTTAAATATTATACCGAAGTTTTGGGCTTCGAGGAGTATATGTACTCACCCGAAAATTATATCGCTATTGTGAAATCTCCGCTCGATGGAGATGGCACCACGATATTGCTGGAGCCCATAGGACCGGGAGGCATTGAAATTGCCAGCAAGTTCAAGCATGAAATCTATGACATGGGGATGCCGGTGATCACTTTCAGCGCTCCCGATATTCAGAAGACCTATGAGGAATTGAAAGCAAAAGGCGTGAAATTCAAAAAAGAACCCACCAAAACCGACTATGGCTATGAAGCCGTATTTGATGATGATAATGGAAATTATATCCAGTTAATAGAGTGGAATCAATAA
- a CDS encoding GNAT family N-acetyltransferase, whose amino-acid sequence MNPSTDRFKLQEIEASDISFIHKGLSDPEVTRYYDVHFSSLEATKEQMDWYADLKSNGTGLWWKILYKDSEQCCGAGGFNALDKKHRKAEIGFWLLPEYWGRGIMSEVMPVILNYGFENLYLNRIEGIVESENEKCRQAMNKINFRHEGRMRQAEQKHGKFIDLDIYAALREDWYS is encoded by the coding sequence ATGAACCCCAGTACCGATAGATTTAAACTGCAGGAAATAGAAGCTTCCGATATTTCGTTTATTCATAAAGGTCTTTCAGATCCGGAGGTCACCAGATATTACGACGTGCATTTTTCAAGCCTGGAGGCCACTAAAGAGCAGATGGACTGGTATGCCGATCTAAAGTCGAACGGCACCGGACTCTGGTGGAAGATCCTCTATAAAGATTCAGAACAATGTTGTGGCGCTGGTGGGTTTAACGCACTGGACAAAAAGCATAGAAAAGCCGAAATTGGTTTCTGGCTACTTCCCGAATACTGGGGCCGCGGAATTATGTCTGAAGTTATGCCCGTGATCCTGAACTATGGCTTTGAAAATTTATATCTCAACAGGATAGAAGGCATCGTAGAATCTGAAAATGAGAAGTGCAGGCAGGCGATGAACAAGATAAATTTTCGCCATGAAGGAAGGATGAGACAGGCAGAACAAAAACACGGAAAATTTATAGATCTGGATATATATGCGGCTTTAAGAGAAGACTGGTACTCTTAA
- a CDS encoding ester cyclase gives MKRSILLFAVALLSIPGLFAQKSDLEKNMIMYSQVWDDIMNKGQIDQINSMNFDENITMVSSSENIVGIEAFKAYYQNFLTGFSDIRFHAYDIFGQDDKIVKHWKFKGTHSGNFFGIPATGRLVDIEGVTLVKMKNGKIAQEQDFFDNMEFMQQLGLLSNPENLSIVDNIYKAFAAGDIPTVLAGMDEGIIWNEAEGNDYADGNPYIGPDAVLKGVFTRLGEDYEYFKLVDIHLHEMSKDQVLATLRYNGKLKKNGKLLDAQVAHLWTLKDKKLIGFQQYADTRQLAEANID, from the coding sequence ATGAAAAGATCAATTCTACTCTTCGCAGTCGCTTTGTTAAGTATTCCAGGCCTATTTGCTCAAAAAAGCGATCTTGAAAAAAACATGATAATGTACTCACAGGTGTGGGATGACATTATGAACAAAGGCCAGATCGACCAGATCAATTCCATGAATTTTGATGAGAATATCACCATGGTTTCCAGTTCCGAGAACATTGTAGGGATAGAAGCCTTTAAGGCCTATTACCAGAATTTCCTAACAGGTTTTTCCGATATCAGGTTTCACGCCTATGATATATTTGGACAGGACGATAAGATCGTAAAGCACTGGAAATTCAAGGGAACACATTCAGGAAATTTCTTTGGCATCCCTGCCACCGGAAGATTGGTGGATATTGAAGGAGTTACACTCGTGAAAATGAAGAACGGAAAGATCGCTCAGGAACAGGACTTCTTTGATAATATGGAATTTATGCAACAACTCGGACTTTTATCCAATCCTGAAAACCTGAGCATTGTGGATAATATTTATAAAGCTTTCGCCGCCGGTGATATTCCAACCGTTCTTGCGGGTATGGATGAAGGAATAATCTGGAATGAAGCCGAGGGAAATGACTATGCAGACGGCAATCCTTATATTGGCCCCGATGCTGTTCTAAAAGGTGTATTTACCCGTTTAGGTGAAGATTACGAATATTTTAAACTTGTGGATATACATCTGCATGAAATGTCTAAAGATCAGGTTCTTGCTACCTTAAGATATAACGGAAAACTAAAGAAGAACGGAAAGTTGCTGGATGCTCAGGTAGCTCACCTCTGGACGCTTAAGGATAAAAAACTCATCGGGTTCCAGCAGTATGCAGATACAAGACAATTGGCGGAAGCTAACATAGATTAA
- a CDS encoding M20/M25/M40 family metallo-hydrolase, with protein MHKELVSIPNLPENKELMLKNINWVADQYDQLDFKTSLLETSTLPILLAEKVYNEDYSTVLFYFHIDGQPVDPESWDQNDPFKPVLKEKAPNGDWQNLDWKKLEGEINDEWRIFARAAADDKAPIIMFLSALKTLKAANDKPNFNIKVIFDPQEEYGSDALLSSLEKYKQRYASDYFIVMDGPAHDSNKPTLTFGCRGITTCSITTFGSRLPQHSGHFGNYVPNPVFSLAKLLSGMKDENGRVLIKDYYQGIEIDSETSKILKSVPSDSVVFNNKLGIYTSEKVGRNYQESLQYPSLNVRQIGTSWKGEKLKTVIPEYATAHIDVRLVQETDGKAQLQKIKQHIEQEGYYVIDRDPTDEERRTYPKIAKFEASSNVINAFRTDADSDFGKKIRSQLSENFDEDPVVVRIMGGTVPIVPLIDKLDVPTIIVPMVNLDNNQHSPNENIRIGNIRQGIKTCLSILNTEL; from the coding sequence ATGCATAAGGAATTGGTAAGCATACCCAACCTTCCTGAAAATAAAGAACTGATGCTTAAAAACATCAATTGGGTTGCAGATCAATATGACCAATTAGATTTTAAAACCAGCCTGCTTGAGACAAGTACGCTTCCAATTTTACTGGCCGAAAAGGTATATAATGAGGATTATAGCACCGTGTTGTTCTATTTTCATATTGACGGGCAGCCAGTAGATCCGGAGTCCTGGGATCAAAACGATCCATTTAAACCCGTGCTGAAGGAAAAAGCTCCAAATGGAGACTGGCAGAATCTGGACTGGAAAAAACTGGAAGGAGAAATAAATGATGAATGGCGGATATTTGCCCGAGCCGCGGCCGACGATAAAGCACCTATTATCATGTTCCTTAGCGCGCTTAAAACCTTAAAAGCCGCCAACGACAAGCCAAATTTCAACATTAAAGTGATTTTTGATCCACAGGAGGAATATGGATCTGATGCCTTATTGTCTTCCTTAGAGAAATATAAGCAGCGCTATGCCTCAGATTACTTTATCGTTATGGATGGTCCGGCTCACGATTCCAATAAACCAACACTCACTTTCGGATGCAGAGGAATTACCACCTGTTCAATTACTACTTTCGGGTCCAGATTGCCACAACATAGCGGACATTTCGGAAATTACGTACCAAACCCAGTCTTTAGTCTCGCTAAGCTATTATCCGGCATGAAAGATGAAAATGGCAGGGTTTTGATCAAAGATTATTATCAAGGTATCGAGATCGATTCCGAAACCAGTAAAATATTAAAGTCTGTCCCTTCAGACTCAGTCGTATTCAATAATAAATTAGGCATATATACTTCCGAAAAGGTTGGCAGAAACTATCAGGAGTCTTTACAATATCCATCTTTGAACGTTAGACAAATTGGGACGTCCTGGAAAGGAGAAAAACTAAAAACTGTAATCCCGGAATATGCAACGGCACATATAGATGTCCGGCTGGTACAGGAAACCGATGGCAAAGCTCAGTTACAAAAGATAAAACAGCATATAGAACAGGAAGGCTATTATGTGATAGACCGTGACCCCACAGATGAAGAAAGAAGGACCTACCCGAAGATTGCAAAATTTGAGGCATCATCTAATGTGATAAATGCCTTTAGAACAGATGCGGATTCAGATTTTGGTAAAAAGATCAGATCCCAACTATCTGAAAATTTTGATGAAGATCCCGTGGTAGTAAGAATAATGGGTGGCACTGTGCCAATAGTACCTCTTATCGACAAACTGGATGTACCAACCATCATTGTCCCAATGGTAAATCTGGACAACAATCAACACAGTCCAAATGAAAATATAAGGATCGGAAATATAAGACAGGGCATAAAGACCTGTTTATCGATATTAAATACCGAACTATAG
- a CDS encoding PhzF family phenazine biosynthesis protein, which produces MAQKIYQVDAFTNKLFSGNPAAVCPLDKWPDDELLQKIAMENNLAETAFYVKKSDIYEIRWFTPTVEVDLCGHATLATAYVIFNHQNHFGKSIDFYSHRSGNLKVEKEGDLLHLNFPCDSLKEIKKTEAFNDCFNIAPQRVLKGKTDYIFVYEQEDQILNMLPNLTKIAELDARGVIITAPGNKSDFVSRFFAPQSGINEDPVTGSAHTSLTPFWAEQIGRNKLSAIQLSERRGYLRCELLGERVRISGEARLYLAGEISIS; this is translated from the coding sequence ATGGCACAAAAGATCTATCAGGTAGATGCCTTCACCAACAAATTATTTTCGGGAAATCCCGCTGCCGTTTGCCCGCTGGATAAATGGCCGGATGATGAGCTTTTACAAAAGATCGCCATGGAGAATAACCTTGCAGAAACGGCATTCTATGTAAAGAAGTCGGATATATATGAAATTCGCTGGTTCACCCCTACTGTGGAAGTAGATCTCTGCGGACACGCAACCCTCGCGACCGCCTATGTAATTTTTAATCATCAGAATCACTTTGGTAAAAGCATAGATTTTTATTCACACAGGAGCGGAAACCTTAAGGTTGAAAAGGAGGGCGATCTATTGCATCTCAACTTCCCCTGTGACAGTCTGAAGGAAATTAAGAAAACCGAAGCTTTTAATGACTGCTTCAATATCGCCCCGCAAAGGGTACTGAAAGGAAAGACAGATTATATTTTTGTATATGAACAGGAAGATCAGATCCTAAATATGTTGCCTAATCTCACTAAGATCGCTGAGTTAGATGCCAGAGGTGTGATCATTACCGCTCCGGGAAATAAATCTGACTTTGTATCAAGATTCTTCGCTCCTCAATCGGGGATAAATGAAGATCCGGTCACTGGCTCAGCGCATACCTCTCTTACTCCGTTTTGGGCAGAACAAATCGGCAGGAACAAATTATCGGCCATACAGCTTTCTGAGCGCCGTGGTTATCTGCGATGTGAATTATTGGGGGAGCGTGTCAGGATTAGCGGTGAAGCCAGATTATACCTGGCCGGGGAGATCTCTATTTCTTAA
- a CDS encoding SRPBCC domain-containing protein has translation MKNSFRITQMFAADASKIYDAWLDSKEHSKMTGGEANCSAEPGGDFTAWDGYIEGTNKTLIKDRQIIQSWRTDDFQEDDQDSEIEINFREIEGGCELSLVHRNIPEGQPDYEQGWMEHYFKPMKDYFGAL, from the coding sequence ATGAAAAATAGCTTTCGAATAACACAGATGTTTGCAGCCGATGCCTCAAAGATCTACGACGCCTGGCTGGACAGCAAGGAGCATTCAAAAATGACAGGTGGTGAAGCTAATTGCAGTGCAGAACCCGGTGGTGATTTTACCGCCTGGGATGGATATATAGAAGGAACAAACAAAACGCTTATAAAAGACCGCCAGATCATACAGAGCTGGAGAACCGACGATTTCCAGGAAGACGATCAGGATTCAGAGATAGAGATAAACTTCCGGGAGATTGAAGGTGGTTGCGAGCTCAGCCTAGTACACCGCAATATACCCGAGGGACAACCCGATTATGAACAGGGTTGGATGGAACATTATTTTAAGCCTATGAAAGACTATTTCGGGGCTTTATAA
- a CDS encoding DUF1059 domain-containing protein produces the protein MKTMTCRQMGGACEQKFSANSFDEISELSKEHGIEMFQKADKPHFRAMARMKELMKTSGSMTGWLNSKRREFDALPEDE, from the coding sequence ATGAAAACGATGACATGCAGACAAATGGGAGGCGCCTGTGAACAGAAGTTCAGTGCCAATTCCTTTGATGAGATCTCGGAGCTTAGTAAAGAACATGGAATAGAAATGTTTCAAAAAGCCGATAAGCCACATTTTAGAGCCATGGCCAGAATGAAAGAGCTCATGAAAACGTCGGGCAGTATGACGGGATGGCTTAATTCTAAACGCCGGGAGTTCGATGCACTCCCCGAGGATGAATAG
- a CDS encoding TfoX/Sxy family protein: MAYDEFLAERIRGVLNRKKLHFLEKKMMGGLCYMVDDKMCVGVVKNELMARIGPEAYKKALTIKGSKLMNFTGRPMKGFVFVQPEALDMQDDLEYWIELSLAFNPIARSSKKKK, from the coding sequence ATGGCCTACGATGAATTTCTCGCAGAACGGATTCGCGGAGTCCTGAACAGAAAGAAGCTGCATTTTCTGGAAAAGAAGATGATGGGTGGTCTCTGCTATATGGTAGATGACAAGATGTGCGTGGGTGTGGTAAAGAACGAGCTTATGGCGCGTATTGGTCCCGAAGCCTACAAAAAAGCCTTAACAATTAAAGGCTCTAAACTGATGAATTTTACGGGTCGTCCCATGAAGGGTTTTGTTTTTGTGCAACCCGAAGCTCTGGACATGCAGGATGATCTGGAATACTGGATAGAGCTTAGTCTTGCCTTTAATCCAATAGCCAGGTCTTCCAAAAAGAAAAAATAA
- a CDS encoding phospholipase D family protein, which produces MAKYLRTSSITAELENLIRDARKELYIISPYLKLSDHIKELLNDKEREKVEVRIIFGKQELAPTEMSYLEDLKYVRLYFSKNLHAKCYLNESKMIIASMNLYEFSQQNNREMGILIDKENEEDISVYEEATKDIESIVHNSEDFSYVKAPQKRFLKDSKNTISSETTAPKTNGFIKRDFSKSAYKTTKELSEITGISSRQINSTLKKNGFMIKKDDDWVATKKGEEFGGVQKEGQYGKFIVWPEEITSELSLS; this is translated from the coding sequence ATGGCAAAATATTTAAGAACTTCAAGCATTACTGCTGAATTAGAAAATTTAATAAGAGATGCAAGAAAAGAATTATATATAATTAGCCCCTATTTAAAATTATCCGATCATATAAAAGAATTATTAAATGATAAGGAAAGAGAAAAAGTCGAAGTAAGAATAATTTTTGGTAAACAAGAACTTGCACCAACTGAAATGAGTTACTTAGAAGATTTAAAATATGTCCGATTATATTTTTCTAAAAATCTTCATGCAAAATGTTATTTGAATGAGTCGAAAATGATAATTGCTTCAATGAATTTATATGAGTTCTCACAACAAAACAATAGAGAAATGGGAATTCTGATTGACAAAGAAAATGAAGAGGATATATCTGTATATGAAGAAGCTACAAAAGATATTGAATCAATAGTTCATAACAGTGAAGATTTTTCTTATGTCAAAGCTCCTCAGAAACGATTTTTAAAAGATTCTAAGAATACAATTTCATCGGAAACTACGGCTCCGAAAACCAACGGATTTATAAAAAGAGATTTTTCTAAATCAGCCTATAAAACAACAAAAGAATTATCAGAAATAACAGGAATCAGCAGCCGTCAGATTAATTCCACCTTAAAGAAAAATGGGTTTATGATTAAAAAAGATGATGATTGGGTTGCTACAAAAAAAGGAGAAGAGTTTGGGGGAGTTCAAAAAGAAGGGCAATATGGGAAATTTATAGTTTGGCCAGAGGAAATTACATCTGAATTGAGTTTATCGTAA
- a CDS encoding tetratricopeptide repeat protein yields the protein MKKYLLLLSLLIPSLLISQEIDSEIQKLSNKIVPEFCGCLQEYDVLQFDDKFGNCFALNLQKYENEMSPFFSNDTTKAGQDQNDKFIKDLLMGMQAKLFSECPEYFQFVKNLKDNAIGKLRSTDTKARLDSLNSIADSEKDHRYRYMKASMLFANKDYEKAQNEIYNGLALKEDKESFKVLLAWIHEEQNNPAKAVKIYDELFQETGKIELMLFREFNESKLKGRKKSNRTCSQFRTGKFKMGGTDDRRLVFVERTEDVQIETCPEDDSVTKMEIEWIDDCNYVLKYIESSESYMDEYIGKELNVKILETTGNSMKFKATMEGVDYVMIDEMQKVE from the coding sequence ATGAAAAAATATTTACTTCTATTAAGTCTTTTAATTCCTTCACTCTTAATTTCTCAGGAAATAGATAGCGAAATTCAAAAGCTTTCAAATAAAATAGTACCAGAATTTTGTGGATGTTTACAAGAATATGACGTGCTACAATTTGATGATAAATTTGGTAACTGTTTCGCTTTAAATCTGCAAAAATATGAGAATGAGATGAGTCCTTTTTTCTCTAATGATACAACAAAAGCAGGTCAGGACCAGAATGATAAGTTCATTAAAGATCTTTTGATGGGTATGCAGGCGAAATTATTCAGTGAATGCCCCGAATACTTTCAATTCGTTAAAAATCTCAAGGATAATGCAATTGGAAAATTAAGATCAACTGATACTAAGGCAAGATTAGATTCCTTAAACTCTATAGCCGACTCAGAAAAAGATCATAGGTATCGGTATATGAAAGCATCCATGCTTTTCGCAAATAAAGATTACGAAAAAGCGCAAAATGAAATATATAATGGTCTTGCGTTAAAAGAAGACAAGGAAAGTTTTAAAGTACTTCTTGCATGGATCCATGAAGAGCAAAATAATCCAGCAAAGGCGGTTAAAATATATGATGAGCTTTTTCAAGAAACCGGCAAGATAGAATTGATGTTATTCAGAGAATTTAATGAAAGCAAACTGAAAGGCAGAAAGAAGTCTAACAGGACATGCTCTCAATTTAGAACCGGCAAATTCAAAATGGGAGGTACAGATGACAGAAGATTGGTTTTTGTAGAAAGAACAGAGGATGTACAAATTGAAACTTGTCCGGAAGATGATTCAGTTACAAAGATGGAAATTGAATGGATAGATGATTGTAACTATGTCCTAAAATATATTGAAAGTTCAGAATCCTATATGGATGAATATATTGGTAAAGAATTGAATGTAAAAATTCTTGAAACCACTGGCAACTCTATGAAATTCAAAGCTACTATGGAAGGCGTTGATTATGTTATGATCGATGAAATGCAAAAAGTGGAATAA
- a CDS encoding RDD family protein yields the protein MVIVFVILLNFIPASILENPLVSLLIISGIFLVYYNMMEVVFQKTLGKFITRTRVVTANGRKPKEKDIILRTFCRFIPFDNFSYIGGGNGFHDQFSKTKVIKDKRNRSF from the coding sequence GTGGTCATAGTATTTGTGATATTGCTCAATTTTATTCCTGCGAGCATTTTGGAGAACCCATTAGTATCTTTACTTATTATAAGTGGGATCTTTTTGGTTTACTATAATATGATGGAGGTTGTCTTTCAAAAGACCCTTGGAAAATTTATTACCAGAACCAGAGTGGTAACGGCGAATGGCAGGAAACCCAAAGAGAAGGATATTATCCTGAGAACCTTCTGCAGGTTTATTCCCTTCGATAATTTTTCCTATATAGGCGGCGGTAATGGCTTCCACGATCAATTTTCTAAAACCAAGGTGATCAAAGATAAAAGGAACCGATCTTTTTAG
- a CDS encoding type 1 glutamine amidotransferase domain-containing protein, with protein sequence MKVLFVLTSHDELGDTGNKTGFWVEEFANPYYTLLDKGVDITVATPKGGKAPIDPSSDTPDAQTEDTKRFHKDEAAQKVINNTVKLSEVKEGDFDAVFYPGGHGPLWDLSQDTTSIKLIESFNAAKKPIGFVCHAPAALKNVKGENGEPLVKGKKVTGFTNTEEEAVQLTNVVPFLVEDMLKENGGEYSKAGDWEEYALTDGNLITGQNPASSGLVATKLYQMLN encoded by the coding sequence ATGAAAGTATTATTTGTTTTGACCTCTCATGATGAACTAGGAGATACCGGGAATAAGACCGGCTTCTGGGTAGAAGAGTTCGCAAACCCCTATTATACCCTTTTAGATAAGGGAGTTGATATCACCGTAGCGACACCTAAAGGTGGAAAAGCACCTATAGATCCAAGTAGTGATACTCCCGATGCACAGACCGAAGATACCAAACGCTTTCACAAGGATGAAGCCGCTCAAAAAGTGATAAATAATACCGTGAAATTATCTGAAGTAAAAGAAGGTGATTTTGATGCGGTGTTCTATCCAGGTGGTCATGGACCGCTTTGGGATCTTTCTCAGGATACGACTTCTATAAAACTCATAGAAAGCTTTAATGCGGCAAAGAAACCTATAGGTTTTGTTTGTCACGCACCTGCCGCGCTTAAGAATGTAAAAGGCGAAAACGGTGAACCTCTCGTAAAAGGTAAAAAAGTGACCGGATTTACTAATACCGAAGAGGAAGCCGTACAATTAACCAATGTGGTCCCGTTTCTGGTTGAAGATATGTTGAAGGAAAACGGAGGTGAATATTCCAAAGCCGGTGACTGGGAGGAATATGCCCTTACAGACGGTAACCTGATCACAGGACAAAATCCTGCATCATCAGGTCTGGTAGCAACCAAGCTTTACCAGATGCTGAATTAA
- a CDS encoding TetR/AcrR family transcriptional regulator, whose translation MNAVPKSQIKKEALVRATIHLVNNNGFHATPMSRIAKMANVSPATIYLYFENKQDLVNKVYIKVKTAFTDHAFKDYNENMSVADGFENIWKNIAQFKLNEVEEAMFLSQCDNTPMIDEESRQEGLKHLQPLLDLWERGKKEGSIKPLSPYLLYAYSIYPIAFLMNSQKRGAIELSPEQIEEAYQAAWDSIKL comes from the coding sequence ATGAACGCAGTTCCAAAAAGTCAGATCAAGAAAGAGGCCCTCGTAAGAGCTACTATTCACCTGGTGAACAATAATGGGTTTCATGCAACCCCTATGTCCAGGATAGCTAAAATGGCTAATGTTTCGCCTGCGACCATTTACCTGTATTTTGAAAATAAACAGGATCTGGTAAATAAGGTCTACATAAAAGTGAAGACTGCCTTTACAGATCATGCTTTTAAGGATTATAACGAAAACATGTCGGTGGCCGATGGTTTTGAGAACATCTGGAAGAACATTGCCCAATTCAAATTAAATGAAGTTGAAGAAGCCATGTTCCTTTCCCAGTGTGACAATACACCAATGATAGATGAAGAAAGCCGGCAGGAAGGTCTGAAACACCTGCAACCCCTGCTCGATCTTTGGGAACGCGGTAAGAAGGAAGGAAGTATTAAACCCCTCTCCCCTTACCTTTTGTATGCTTATAGCATTTATCCCATAGCCTTTCTGATGAATTCGCAAAAGCGTGGAGCGATAGAACTCAGCCCCGAACAGATCGAAGAAGCTTATCAGGCTGCCTGGGACAGCATTAAATTATAG
- a CDS encoding NADP-dependent oxidoreductase yields the protein MKNTILLKNRPVGTPQLTDFEFTEEQVPELKEGEILLETKYVSVDPYLRGRMSDAESYIEPFEVNKPIESGIVAQVMESKNSDFSKGDFVSGVLDWKIRQVSTGKDLHKVDPDMAPLSAYLGILGMTGLTAYMGLTEIGKPKKGETIVVSGAAGAVGTVVGQIAKIQGLRVVGIAGSDEKVDMLKSEFGFDDAINYNNTEDMTKAIAEACPNGVDVYFDNVGGDISDAVLFNINQFARMVICGAISVYNETSLPKSVSVQPFLIKKSALMQGFIIFNYMEKFREAIQQLGQWLKEGKLNYTETIVDGFENIPQAFLDLFSGKNKGKMVVKL from the coding sequence ATGAAGAATACAATATTATTAAAGAACAGACCGGTTGGAACTCCCCAACTTACAGATTTTGAATTTACAGAGGAGCAGGTACCCGAATTAAAAGAGGGTGAGATCCTGCTGGAAACCAAATATGTCTCTGTAGATCCTTACCTAAGAGGTAGAATGAGCGATGCCGAATCTTACATAGAGCCTTTTGAAGTGAACAAACCTATAGAATCTGGTATCGTTGCGCAGGTGATGGAATCGAAGAACTCAGATTTTAGTAAAGGAGACTTTGTTTCCGGCGTCTTAGATTGGAAAATAAGACAAGTTTCCACCGGGAAAGACCTTCATAAGGTAGATCCGGATATGGCACCGCTTTCGGCATACCTGGGAATTCTTGGAATGACCGGATTGACAGCTTATATGGGCTTAACCGAGATCGGGAAACCTAAGAAAGGTGAAACTATTGTGGTCTCCGGTGCTGCCGGTGCCGTAGGTACGGTAGTTGGGCAGATCGCCAAGATCCAGGGGCTACGCGTAGTCGGGATCGCAGGCTCTGATGAAAAAGTGGATATGCTGAAGTCTGAATTCGGCTTTGATGATGCCATAAATTACAATAATACAGAGGATATGACCAAGGCCATTGCCGAGGCCTGCCCGAATGGTGTAGATGTTTATTTTGATAATGTTGGCGGTGATATTTCTGATGCCGTGTTATTCAACATCAATCAATTCGCCAGAATGGTGATTTGCGGAGCTATTTCAGTTTACAATGAGACCTCGTTGCCAAAAAGTGTAAGTGTACAGCCATTTCTTATTAAAAAGAGCGCATTGATGCAGGGCTTTATCATCTTCAATTACATGGAGAAATTCCGTGAAGCTATTCAGCAATTAGGCCAATGGCTAAAAGAAGGAAAACTGAACTATACAGAGACCATTGTGGATGGGTTCGAAAATATTCCACAGGCCTTTTTAGACCTATTTTCAGGTAAGAACAAAGGAAAAATGGTAGTTAAACTATAA